Proteins encoded in a region of the Leopardus geoffroyi isolate Oge1 chromosome E2, O.geoffroyi_Oge1_pat1.0, whole genome shotgun sequence genome:
- the PRSS54 gene encoding LOW QUALITY PROTEIN: inactive serine protease 54 (The sequence of the model RefSeq protein was modified relative to this genomic sequence to represent the inferred CDS: deleted 1 base in 1 codon) — protein MVSAAVHFGDGRMRRMLLVLLYVSHSSASCGIQKTSVVETSEEGLVKDQEFPWVVSLQDSQYTHLAFGSILSEFWIISIASALQNRKDIIVIVGIAKMDAKVIAHEEYPVNTIIIHEDFDNETMNNNIALLKTDTAMQFSNLVRPICFLGRKLHMPPALQNCWVAGWNPTSATGNHMTMSILRKISVKDINMCPLHKLKKTGCGNHIAQETDAVCLGDPGNPMMCQLQQQNLWVLRGVLSHGGEKCPGFLLYLKVEDYGDWIMSKTKKTSHPLSAFHHWENLLPSLSYKEHFPSTQRKHSGLGQGGWSPAHVQGEKKAGVYSLPANSSRKSPDIGRKGLRELGRTSVVDIQPMYYDYYGGDSGEGRGPISGQNRLHQPQEITLFFFVLVFFCNGIKSRS, from the exons ATGGTGTCTGCTGCAGTTCACTTTGGGGATGGCAGA ATGAGACGGATGCTCTTAGTACTGCTCTATGTCTCCCACTCTTCTGCCA GTTGTGGCATCCAGAAAACCAGTGTTGTGGAAACTTCCGAAGAGGGTTTGGTCAAAGACCAGGAATTCCCGTGGGTGGTGTCGCTGCAGGATTCCCAGTACACTCACCTGGCTTTTGGCAGCATCCTCAGTGAGTTCTGGATCATCAGCATCGCATCTGCCTTGCAGAACAG GAAGGACATCATTGTCATAGTTGGTATAGCTAAGATGGATGCCAAAGTGATTGCTCATGAAGAGTATCCGGTCAACACCATCATCATCCATGAGGATTTTGATAATGAGACCATGAACAATAACATAGCCCTCCTGAAGACAGACACGGCGATGCAGTTCAGCAACCTGGTCCGACCCATCTGCTTCCTTGGCAGAAAGCTGCATATGCCACCAGCCTTGCAGAACTGCTGGGTGGCAGGATGGAATCCCACATCTGCA ACAGGAAATCACATGACAATGAGTATCCTGAGGAAAATCTCCGTGAAAGACATCAACATGTGTCCCTTACACAAACTCAAGAAAACAGGATGTGGCAATCACATAGCGCAGGAAACCGATGCTGTCTGTTTG GGGGACCCTGGAAACCCCATGATGTGCCAGCTACAGCAACAGAATCTGTGGGTGCTGAGAGGAGTCTTGTCCCACGGGGGTGAGAAATGCCCTGGCTTTTTACTGTACCTCAAGGTGGAAGACTATGGCGACTGGATTATGTCCAAGACTAAGAAAACCAGCCATCCGCTGTCTGCCTTCCACCACTGGGAGAATTTGCTGCCTTCACTCAGCTACAAAGAACATTTCCCCAGTACACAGAGAAAACATTCCGGGCTGGGCCAAGGTGGATGGTCCCCAGCACACgtgcaaggagaaaaaaaggccGGCGTATATTCACTGCCAGCAAACAGCTCTAGAAAGAGCCCAGACATTGGGAGGAAAGGGTTAAGGGAATTAGGCAGGACTTCTGTTGTGGACATACAACCCATGTACTATGATTATTATGGCGGGGACTCTGGGGAGGGTAGAGGGCCTATTTCAGGTCAGAACAGGTTACATCAGCCCCAAGAAAttaccttgtttttctttgtgcttgttttcttttgcaaTGGTATCAAGTCTAGGAGCTAA